A part of Maridesulfovibrio hydrothermalis AM13 = DSM 14728 genomic DNA contains:
- a CDS encoding flavodoxin family protein, protein MKAVAFNASVRKGGNTLVMIKAALAPLEAAGIETEIIELGQKTLQGCIACYKCFERADNTCALINDPMNEYIAKMLEADAIILGSPTYFADVTTNMKSLIDRCGMTMRANGSPLTRKIGAGVAVARRAGAMRVMDSINQFFFISGMIVPGSTYWNVGYGLKAGDVEQDIEGLETMKGIGENIAWLLEKTVD, encoded by the coding sequence ATGAAAGCTGTTGCATTTAACGCAAGTGTCCGCAAAGGCGGAAACACATTAGTAATGATAAAAGCCGCCCTTGCCCCACTGGAAGCTGCTGGCATTGAAACTGAAATTATCGAACTGGGGCAAAAAACACTGCAAGGCTGCATTGCCTGTTATAAATGTTTTGAGCGCGCAGACAACACCTGCGCTCTCATAAACGACCCCATGAACGAATACATTGCCAAAATGCTTGAAGCTGATGCAATTATCCTCGGTTCCCCCACGTATTTCGCAGACGTAACTACCAACATGAAATCACTCATCGACCGTTGCGGAATGACCATGAGAGCAAACGGCAGCCCGCTTACCCGTAAAATAGGAGCCGGCGTAGCTGTAGCACGCAGGGCTGGAGCTATGAGAGTGATGGACTCTATTAATCAATTCTTCTTCATCAGCGGAATGATCGTACCCGGTTCAACTTACTGGAATGTCGGATACGGACTGAAAGCAGGTGACGTAGAGCAGGATATTGAAGGCCTTGAAACCATGAAAGGAATCGGTGAAAACATAGCATGGCTACTGGAAAAGACAGTAGACTAG
- a CDS encoding PilZ domain-containing protein: MEKPDIQYLLDKIDTLIIAPVQNYLAALPPESMYLVLGAAGCIALFASLLAYLLLRPSRKKKTKGPETPQDFTSFFKKNGTIMDIAAAGSHDKVLGRAVLTQLTEDRIRLEIIEGTGISTLSASAEIMLMFPPEKIGSSRVNSCKSTILDLECSEDGCGRMTLTPPSDFSQIKRRRHKRKRVIDQQFIRVKFWLGTPDTDETSFADAAPNLAVNSYDPRSTGHEENQVINISNGGIGVSAHHTLVDSKFNINDDVLINIFMFNFRQKIFKPYWYAGKIRTIEEIDGKSYRLGVEFTMSGKIHDENEQYIDWSKI; the protein is encoded by the coding sequence ATGGAAAAACCGGACATCCAATACCTTCTCGACAAGATCGATACATTAATTATAGCTCCTGTTCAAAACTATCTTGCTGCCCTGCCCCCGGAATCCATGTATCTGGTCCTCGGCGCAGCAGGCTGTATTGCGCTTTTCGCCTCCTTGCTGGCTTACCTCCTTTTGCGGCCTTCTCGCAAAAAAAAGACAAAAGGGCCTGAAACCCCTCAGGACTTCACATCGTTTTTCAAAAAAAACGGAACAATAATGGATATTGCTGCGGCCGGTTCCCACGACAAGGTTCTCGGCAGGGCCGTACTTACTCAGCTAACAGAAGACCGTATCAGGCTTGAAATAATTGAAGGAACGGGGATATCAACCCTTTCCGCATCAGCTGAAATAATGCTCATGTTTCCACCGGAGAAGATCGGCTCATCAAGAGTAAACTCATGCAAATCAACAATTCTGGACCTTGAATGCAGTGAAGACGGCTGCGGACGCATGACCCTGACTCCGCCCTCAGATTTTTCACAGATCAAACGCCGCCGTCATAAACGTAAACGTGTTATTGACCAGCAATTCATCCGCGTTAAATTCTGGCTCGGTACTCCCGACACAGACGAAACATCCTTTGCCGATGCAGCACCCAATCTGGCAGTAAATTCCTACGATCCCCGCTCCACCGGCCATGAAGAAAATCAAGTGATCAACATTTCCAATGGCGGCATCGGCGTTAGTGCGCATCACACACTGGTCGACTCAAAGTTCAATATAAATGATGATGTGCTGATCAATATTTTTATGTTTAATTTCCGCCAGAAGATTTTCAAGCCGTACTGGTATGCTGGCAAAATTCGCACTATCGAAGAAATAGACGGCAAATCATACCGGCTGGGAGTTGAATTCACGATGAGCGGCAAAATCCACGATGAAAATGAACAGTACATAGACTGGTCAAAAATCTAA